In the Aromatoleum bremense genome, one interval contains:
- a CDS encoding UDP-2,3-diacylglucosamine diphosphatase, translated as MSALFISDLHLCEQRPGTLRAFFAFLQGPARSVQALYILGDLFEYWAGDDDATPLGNAVSDALAALAETGASVFFLPGNRDFLLGESFARRARLRILPDPAPIDLGGEAVLLSHGDILCTDDEHYQSFRRLVRDPAWQRAFLERPLAQRKQVIEDLRSQSETAKQEKAMEIMDVNASAVEALLRKHGYPTLIHGHTHRPAHHMHVVDGRSCERWVLADWHDDAPYLRWDGAGPPVALRFGPKPDG; from the coding sequence ATGTCGGCCCTGTTCATTTCCGACCTCCACCTGTGCGAGCAACGGCCCGGCACGCTCCGGGCTTTTTTCGCGTTCCTTCAAGGCCCGGCGCGCAGCGTCCAGGCCCTCTACATCCTCGGCGACCTTTTCGAATACTGGGCCGGGGATGACGATGCGACGCCACTGGGCAACGCGGTGAGCGACGCGCTGGCGGCGCTCGCCGAGACGGGGGCGAGCGTCTTCTTCCTGCCGGGCAACCGCGATTTTCTGCTTGGCGAATCGTTCGCGCGCAGAGCCCGCCTGCGGATCCTTCCCGATCCGGCGCCGATCGATCTCGGCGGCGAAGCGGTACTGCTGAGTCACGGCGATATCCTGTGCACCGACGACGAGCATTACCAGTCGTTTCGTCGCCTGGTTCGCGACCCCGCTTGGCAACGGGCCTTCCTGGAACGGCCGCTCGCGCAGCGCAAACAGGTCATCGAGGACCTGCGATCCCAAAGCGAAACCGCGAAGCAGGAAAAGGCGATGGAGATCATGGACGTGAATGCGTCCGCCGTCGAAGCGCTACTGCGCAAGCACGGCTATCCGACGCTCATCCACGGCCATACGCATCGCCCGGCGCACCACATGCACGTTGTGGACGGCCGGTCATGCGAACGATGGGTTCTCGCCGACTGGCACGACGACGCGCCCTATCTGCGCTGGGATGGGGCCGGCCCCCCGGTGGCGCTGCGATTCGGGCCGAAACCCGACGGCTGA
- a CDS encoding O-succinylhomoserine sulfhydrylase, whose protein sequence is MNPYEFDTLAVRAGTARSQFNEHSEALYLTSSFVFGSAAQAAARFSGEEPGNVYARFSNPTVTAMQERLAALEGAEACVATASGMAAILSLAMATLKAGDHVVASTGLFGATQQLFGTILSKFGIETSFVAATELDAYRAAVTPRTRLFFVETPSNPLTEVIDIAAVAEIAHGAGALFAVDNCFCTPALQRPLELGADVVVHSATKYLDGQGRVLGGAVAGAKVVVDEVLKFLRTAGPSISPFNAWVILKGLETLRIRMDAQSATSLNLARWLEQQPGVVRVFYPGLASHPQHALAMRQQKSGGAIVSFEVAGGRERAWRVVDATRMISITANLGDTKTTITHPASTTHGRISAEARAAAGIGEGLLRVAVGLESIEDLRADLARGLGA, encoded by the coding sequence ATGAATCCCTACGAATTTGACACCCTGGCAGTGCGGGCAGGCACTGCACGCAGCCAGTTCAACGAGCACAGCGAGGCGCTTTACCTGACCTCGAGCTTCGTGTTCGGCAGTGCAGCGCAGGCGGCAGCGCGTTTTTCCGGCGAGGAGCCGGGCAACGTCTATGCGCGTTTCTCGAACCCGACCGTCACGGCGATGCAGGAGCGGCTCGCGGCGCTCGAAGGCGCCGAGGCGTGCGTCGCGACCGCGTCGGGAATGGCGGCGATTCTCTCGCTGGCGATGGCGACACTGAAAGCCGGTGATCACGTGGTCGCTTCGACAGGGCTGTTCGGTGCGACGCAGCAGCTATTCGGCACGATTCTCTCGAAATTCGGCATCGAGACCAGCTTTGTCGCCGCCACCGAACTCGATGCGTACCGCGCTGCGGTGACGCCGCGTACGCGCCTCTTCTTCGTCGAAACGCCGTCGAACCCGCTCACCGAAGTCATCGACATCGCGGCGGTCGCGGAGATTGCCCACGGCGCGGGCGCGCTGTTCGCGGTCGACAACTGTTTCTGTACCCCCGCATTGCAGCGCCCGTTGGAACTGGGCGCCGACGTCGTCGTGCATTCGGCGACCAAATACCTCGACGGGCAGGGGAGAGTGCTCGGAGGCGCAGTGGCCGGGGCGAAAGTCGTCGTCGACGAGGTGCTCAAGTTCCTGCGTACTGCCGGGCCGAGCATTTCACCGTTCAATGCATGGGTGATTCTGAAAGGTCTGGAGACGCTGCGCATCCGGATGGATGCGCAGTCGGCGACCAGCCTGAATCTGGCGCGCTGGCTGGAACAGCAGCCGGGGGTGGTACGCGTGTTTTACCCCGGCCTCGCATCGCACCCGCAGCACGCACTGGCGATGCGCCAGCAAAAATCCGGCGGTGCGATCGTCAGCTTCGAAGTCGCGGGGGGGCGCGAACGTGCGTGGCGGGTGGTCGATGCCACCCGGATGATTTCGATCACCGCGAATCTCGGCGACACGAAAACGACGATCACTCATCCGGCGTCGACGACGCACGGCCGCATCAGCGCCGAAGCGCGTGCTGCTGCGGGAATCGGAGAAGGATTGCTGCGCGTGGCGGTCGGTCTCGAGTCGATCGAGGACCTGCGTGCCGACCTTGCCCGGGGTCTGGGAGCCTGA
- the purF gene encoding amidophosphoribosyltransferase, producing the protein MCGILGVVATSPVNQLLYDGLQVLQHRGQDAAGIATSDGGRFLMHKGPGLVRDVFRTRNMRNLVGNWGIGHVRYPTAGSACNPAEAQPFYVNSPFGLLLAHNGNLTNSEELKREMFLSDLRHINTNSDSEVLLNVLAHELQAAAKGFKLDEDAVFRAVSGVHRRCRGAYAVVVMIAGYGLLAFRDPYGIRPLVVGRNDVEAGQEWLVASESVAMDVLGFRMLRDVAPGEAILIDTQGNFRSRQCADKTVEAPCMFEFVYLARPDSIIDGVSVYESRVKMGEFLADKLKRVMPHAEIDVVIPIPDSSRPSAMEMAHRLNLPYREGFVKNRYIGRTFIMPGQAIRRKSVRQKLNTIPQEFRGKKVLLVDDSIVRGTTSREIVTMAREAGAEKVYMASAAPPVRYANVYGIDMPTRGELIAAGRDEAQICREIGADGLIYQDLADLKAAVRAVNPAINFFETSCFDGCYVTGDITSEYLNGIENRREAGTPSSDESEDGQLDLNLVGSHDN; encoded by the coding sequence ATGTGCGGAATTTTAGGGGTCGTCGCGACTTCCCCGGTCAATCAGTTGCTCTACGATGGCCTCCAGGTCCTGCAGCACCGTGGTCAGGATGCTGCCGGGATCGCGACCTCCGATGGCGGGCGCTTCTTGATGCACAAGGGGCCGGGTCTCGTGCGCGATGTGTTTCGTACCCGGAACATGCGCAATCTCGTCGGCAACTGGGGTATCGGCCATGTGCGCTATCCCACTGCGGGATCCGCGTGCAATCCCGCCGAAGCGCAGCCGTTCTATGTCAATTCTCCGTTCGGGCTGCTGCTTGCGCACAATGGCAACCTGACGAACTCGGAGGAACTCAAGCGGGAAATGTTCCTTTCCGATCTGCGGCACATCAACACGAATTCGGATTCCGAAGTGCTGCTGAACGTGCTTGCCCATGAACTGCAGGCAGCGGCGAAGGGTTTCAAGCTCGATGAGGACGCGGTCTTCCGCGCCGTCTCCGGTGTCCATCGGCGCTGCCGGGGCGCGTATGCGGTGGTCGTGATGATTGCCGGCTACGGCCTGCTTGCGTTCCGCGATCCGTACGGCATTCGGCCGCTCGTGGTCGGGCGCAATGACGTCGAGGCCGGACAGGAGTGGCTCGTCGCCTCGGAGTCCGTCGCGATGGATGTCCTCGGATTCAGGATGCTGCGCGATGTCGCACCCGGCGAGGCGATCCTCATCGATACGCAGGGGAATTTCCGGAGTCGGCAGTGCGCGGACAAAACCGTCGAAGCACCTTGCATGTTCGAGTTTGTCTATCTCGCGCGGCCGGATTCGATCATCGACGGGGTGTCGGTGTACGAGTCGCGCGTCAAGATGGGCGAGTTCCTCGCCGACAAGCTCAAGCGCGTGATGCCGCACGCCGAGATCGATGTCGTGATCCCGATTCCCGACTCGAGCCGACCTTCCGCGATGGAAATGGCCCACCGGCTGAACCTTCCCTATCGCGAAGGTTTCGTGAAGAATCGTTATATCGGACGCACCTTCATCATGCCGGGACAGGCGATCCGGCGTAAGTCGGTGCGCCAGAAGCTGAACACGATTCCACAGGAATTCAGGGGCAAGAAAGTGCTCCTCGTCGACGATTCGATCGTGCGGGGAACGACCAGCCGCGAAATCGTGACGATGGCGCGCGAGGCCGGTGCCGAGAAAGTCTACATGGCGTCGGCGGCCCCTCCGGTCAGGTATGCCAACGTGTACGGGATAGACATGCCGACGCGCGGCGAACTGATTGCCGCCGGCCGCGACGAGGCGCAGATCTGCCGGGAAATCGGTGCGGACGGGCTGATCTACCAGGACCTCGCCGACCTGAAGGCGGCGGTGAGAGCCGTCAATCCGGCGATCAACTTCTTTGAAACCTCGTGCTTTGACGGATGCTACGTGACCGGAGACATCACGTCGGAGTATCTCAACGGGATCGAGAACCGGCGCGAAGCCGGCACCCCCTCGTCGGACGAGAGCGAGGACGGACAACTCGACCTCAACCTGGTAGGCAGCCACGACAACTGA
- a CDS encoding CvpA family protein, producing MTAFDYIFLGVLGFSALIGLWRGLASEVISLLAWVLALFATWRYGSDAAASLAGIVSGLAWRYVASFVLIFIAVLLLGALLRFLLRELLRAVGLGAADHFFGAIYGLARGFAIVFSAVLLGGMVGVAREPWWANAMFAPPMEMAVISVKPWLPDVVADRIRFR from the coding sequence ATGACCGCGTTTGATTACATTTTTCTGGGCGTGCTGGGATTTTCGGCACTGATCGGCCTCTGGCGAGGTCTGGCAAGCGAAGTGATTTCCCTTTTGGCGTGGGTGCTGGCGCTGTTTGCAACTTGGCGTTACGGGAGTGATGCGGCAGCATCGCTGGCGGGAATCGTGAGCGGGCTCGCGTGGCGATATGTGGCGTCGTTTGTCCTGATCTTCATCGCGGTCCTGTTGCTGGGGGCGCTGTTGCGGTTTTTGCTCCGGGAATTGTTGAGAGCTGTCGGACTCGGTGCTGCCGATCATTTTTTTGGCGCGATTTATGGGCTGGCACGAGGCTTTGCAATCGTGTTCTCGGCAGTGCTGCTTGGAGGAATGGTCGGTGTGGCGCGGGAGCCCTGGTGGGCAAACGCGATGTTTGCGCCCCCGATGGAAATGGCGGTGATTTCCGTCAAACCGTGGCTGCCGGACGTGGTGGCCGACAGGATTCGTTTCAGATAG
- a CDS encoding SPOR domain-containing protein: MTDNDNLDLKKRSRRRLVGAAAIALLAAIVLPMVMDQEPRPPAEDIQITIPDREADAALSLPIAGRSAAPVEPPLVQTPEEQPSSPDKTAEANPVPVAPLAEPKPPSPVGSAGTASKPVEPNVRPAPDRVPAATSNGEAARALALLEGKKSVAVSASESFVVQIGAFGEASKASALGADLKNRGFAAYTEKAGAVTRVRIGPFSSREEADKVAERLRLSGMSGVVVQR, from the coding sequence GTGACAGATAACGACAACCTCGACCTCAAGAAACGGTCGCGACGCCGTTTGGTGGGTGCCGCGGCCATTGCCTTGCTCGCGGCAATCGTGCTCCCGATGGTGATGGACCAGGAGCCCCGCCCGCCCGCCGAGGATATCCAGATTACGATTCCCGACCGGGAAGCCGACGCCGCACTTTCACTGCCGATCGCCGGTCGTTCTGCGGCACCCGTCGAGCCCCCGCTGGTGCAGACGCCGGAGGAACAGCCGTCGTCGCCGGACAAGACTGCCGAAGCGAATCCTGTGCCTGTTGCGCCGCTTGCCGAGCCGAAGCCGCCATCTCCTGTGGGGTCGGCCGGCACTGCCTCGAAACCGGTCGAGCCGAACGTCCGTCCTGCGCCGGATCGCGTGCCCGCTGCCACGTCCAACGGCGAAGCAGCACGGGCGCTGGCCCTGCTGGAGGGCAAGAAGTCGGTTGCGGTTTCGGCTAGCGAGTCTTTCGTGGTCCAGATCGGAGCGTTCGGCGAAGCATCAAAAGCCAGTGCGCTCGGCGCGGACCTCAAGAACCGCGGATTTGCTGCCTATACGGAGAAGGCCGGGGCCGTCACGCGGGTGCGCATCGGACCTTTCAGTAGCCGGGAAGAGGCGGACAAGGTGGCCGAAAGGCTGAGATTGAGCGGTATGAGCGGTGTCGTGGTGCAGCGGTGA
- the folC gene encoding bifunctional tetrahydrofolate synthase/dihydrofolate synthase, giving the protein MQSPEILKGWLELLERRPGLPIRLGLERVAQVRDALDSRSDAVVITVGGTNGKGSTCAMLEAILIAAGYRVGCYTSPHLLRYNERVRIDGCEVGDEALVAAFHRVERARGDVPLTYFEQGTLAAWHAFCREPLDVIILEVGLGGRLDAVNVFEPDCAIVASVAMDHMDYLGDSREKIGFEKAGIFRSGRPAICSDPLPPESLIAHARQIGADLRLAGQDFGFSGDRTQWTWWNRDGRRRGGLAYPSLRGANQLLNAAAVLMALETLRERIPVSMQAVREGLMLVELPGRFQVLAGKPSVVLDVAHNPQAAGVLAENLSNMGYFPETWAVFGMFADKDVEGVVSLIRDKVDHWLLASLPGARGLSAPALAERLAASGVGGDVRCFDRPSDAFEVARTSAGEGDRIVAFGSFLTVADVLEAVLAARH; this is encoded by the coding sequence ATGCAATCTCCCGAAATCCTGAAGGGCTGGCTGGAACTGCTGGAGCGCCGCCCGGGACTGCCGATCCGGCTCGGGCTGGAGCGGGTTGCCCAAGTCCGGGACGCTCTCGACAGCCGCAGCGACGCGGTCGTGATAACAGTCGGGGGCACGAACGGCAAAGGATCGACATGCGCGATGCTCGAAGCCATTCTGATCGCTGCAGGCTATCGCGTCGGGTGTTATACGTCGCCCCATTTGCTGCGTTATAACGAACGCGTACGCATCGACGGGTGCGAGGTCGGCGACGAAGCGCTCGTCGCGGCCTTCCACAGGGTCGAACGGGCGCGCGGCGACGTCCCGCTGACGTATTTCGAACAGGGCACGCTCGCTGCATGGCATGCGTTCTGCCGTGAGCCGCTCGACGTGATCATTCTCGAAGTCGGTTTGGGCGGTCGCCTCGACGCGGTCAACGTGTTCGAGCCGGATTGCGCCATCGTCGCCAGCGTCGCGATGGATCACATGGATTATCTGGGCGATAGCCGTGAGAAAATCGGCTTCGAGAAGGCGGGAATCTTCCGCTCCGGCCGCCCCGCGATCTGTTCCGATCCGTTGCCACCGGAATCCCTGATCGCGCACGCCCGGCAGATCGGCGCCGACCTTCGCCTGGCAGGCCAGGATTTCGGGTTTTCGGGTGATCGCACGCAGTGGACCTGGTGGAACCGGGACGGCCGCCGTCGAGGCGGGCTCGCATACCCGTCACTGCGCGGGGCGAATCAGCTGCTCAATGCGGCGGCGGTCCTGATGGCGCTGGAAACCTTGCGCGAGCGTATTCCGGTATCGATGCAGGCGGTGCGCGAGGGGTTGATGCTGGTCGAACTGCCCGGGCGTTTCCAGGTGCTCGCAGGGAAGCCATCGGTGGTGCTCGACGTAGCGCATAACCCCCAGGCAGCCGGCGTACTGGCCGAGAATCTTTCGAACATGGGCTACTTTCCAGAGACGTGGGCAGTATTCGGCATGTTCGCCGACAAGGACGTCGAAGGGGTCGTCAGCCTGATTCGCGACAAGGTTGACCACTGGTTGCTCGCCAGTCTGCCGGGCGCGCGCGGTCTGTCCGCCCCCGCGTTGGCCGAGCGCCTCGCTGCGTCCGGGGTCGGCGGAGACGTGCGCTGTTTCGATCGCCCGTCGGACGCGTTCGAGGTCGCCCGAACGAGCGCCGGAGAGGGTGATAGAATTGTCGCCTTCGGTTCATTTCTCACGGTGGCGGACGTGCTCGAAGCGGTGCTTGCTGCTCGCCACTGA
- the accD gene encoding acetyl-CoA carboxylase, carboxyltransferase subunit beta produces the protein MSWLQKLLPPKIKRAESAARKSIPEGLWSKCSACEAVLYRSDLESNQMVCPKCGHHQRLRARARLDLLLDAEGRFEIGTEVVPVDPLKFKDSRRYTERLSTASADTSEADAMVVMQGAILTVPVVVACFEFEFLGGSMGSVVGERFVRGAKAALDQRLPFICITATGGARMQEGLFSLMQMAKTTAAITQLAQRKLPFITLLTDPTMGGVSASFAFIGDIVIAEPGALIGFAGPRVIEQTVRETLPEGFQRSEFLLEKGAIDLIIDRREMRPKLAELLTLLTRQPAIGV, from the coding sequence ATGAGCTGGCTCCAGAAACTGCTGCCGCCCAAGATCAAGCGGGCGGAATCGGCGGCGCGCAAGTCGATCCCCGAAGGACTGTGGAGCAAGTGCTCCGCATGCGAGGCGGTGCTGTACCGATCAGATCTCGAAAGCAACCAGATGGTGTGCCCAAAATGCGGACATCATCAGCGCCTGCGCGCGCGGGCGCGCCTCGACTTGCTGCTCGACGCGGAGGGACGGTTCGAGATCGGCACCGAGGTGGTGCCGGTCGACCCGCTGAAATTCAAGGACTCGCGCCGCTATACGGAACGTCTGTCGACGGCGAGCGCAGATACCTCCGAAGCCGACGCGATGGTGGTGATGCAGGGCGCGATCCTGACCGTTCCTGTGGTCGTCGCCTGCTTCGAGTTCGAGTTTCTAGGCGGTTCGATGGGTTCGGTCGTCGGCGAGCGCTTCGTCCGCGGTGCCAAGGCCGCGCTCGATCAGCGCCTGCCGTTCATCTGCATCACGGCGACCGGCGGGGCGCGGATGCAGGAAGGCTTGTTCTCGTTGATGCAGATGGCGAAGACGACCGCGGCGATCACCCAGCTCGCCCAGCGCAAACTGCCGTTCATCACGCTGCTGACGGATCCGACGATGGGCGGGGTGTCGGCGAGCTTTGCGTTCATCGGCGACATTGTGATCGCCGAGCCCGGCGCGCTGATCGGCTTCGCCGGCCCGCGGGTGATCGAGCAGACGGTGCGCGAAACCCTCCCCGAGGGGTTTCAGCGATCCGAGTTTCTGCTCGAAAAAGGCGCGATCGACCTGATCATCGATCGGCGCGAGATGCGGCCGAAGCTCGCCGAACTGCTGACGCTGTTGACGCGCCAGCCGGCGATCGGCGTATAG
- the trpA gene encoding tryptophan synthase subunit alpha, translating to MSKIQSTFQRLQATGRRALIPFITAGDPAPELTVPLMNALVEGGADIIELGVPFSDPMADGPTIQRASERALANGMTLRRVLDTVREFRTGNAETPVVLMGYANPVEAMGVERFVSAAREAQVDGVLIVDYPPEECESFAQAAKDAGLDPIFLLAPTSTEQRFRDVARVGSGYIYYVSLKGVTGAATLDFDEVAARIPQIRAQVGMPVGVGFGIRDAESARRIGEVADAVVIGSRIIEEIERSPRDRLAANVTAFLREVRAALDQVEGAVR from the coding sequence ATGTCCAAAATCCAATCCACTTTTCAGCGCCTGCAAGCCACCGGGCGGCGGGCGCTGATTCCCTTCATCACTGCCGGCGATCCGGCACCGGAATTGACGGTGCCGTTGATGAACGCGCTGGTCGAGGGGGGCGCCGACATCATCGAACTGGGAGTCCCGTTCTCTGACCCGATGGCCGATGGCCCGACCATACAGCGCGCCTCGGAACGCGCTCTGGCCAACGGCATGACGTTGCGCAGGGTGCTCGATACCGTTCGCGAGTTCCGCACCGGCAACGCCGAGACCCCGGTGGTCCTGATGGGGTATGCGAATCCGGTCGAGGCGATGGGCGTCGAGCGGTTCGTGTCGGCCGCGCGCGAGGCGCAGGTCGACGGCGTGCTGATCGTCGACTACCCGCCGGAAGAGTGTGAGAGCTTCGCGCAGGCGGCAAAAGACGCCGGACTGGATCCGATCTTCCTCCTCGCGCCCACCTCGACCGAGCAGCGTTTCCGCGACGTCGCGAGAGTCGGCAGCGGCTACATCTACTACGTCTCGCTGAAAGGCGTTACCGGCGCCGCGACGCTCGATTTCGACGAGGTGGCGGCGCGCATTCCGCAGATTCGCGCGCAGGTCGGCATGCCGGTCGGCGTCGGCTTCGGCATCCGCGATGCCGAGTCGGCGCGGCGCATCGGTGAAGTGGCCGACGCGGTGGTGATCGGCAGCCGCATCATCGAGGAGATCGAGCGGAGCCCGCGTGATCGGCTCGCCGCCAATGTCACCGCCTTCCTCAGGGAAGTCCGCGCCGCGCTCGACCAAGTCGAAGGGGCCGTGCGATGA